The following coding sequences lie in one Mustelus asterias chromosome 6, sMusAst1.hap1.1, whole genome shotgun sequence genomic window:
- the nr2f1a gene encoding nuclear receptor subfamily 2 group F member 1-A: MAMVVSTWRDPQEDVAGAQGSQSAQTQPGQQQQQAASGAPHTPQTPGQPGPPSTPLGGSSQSVQPVGEKQQPCQQQQHIECVVCGDKSSGKHYGQFTCEGCKSFFKRSVRRNLTYTCRANRNCPIDQHHRNQCQYCRLKKCLKVGMRREAVQRGRMPPTQPNPGQYALTNGDPLNGHCYLSGYISLLLRAEPYPTSRYGSQCMQPNNIMGIENICELAARLLFSAVEWARNIPFFPDLQITDQVALLRLTWSELFVLNAAQCSMPLHVAPLLAAAGLHASPMSADRVVAFMDHIRIFQEQVEKLKALHVDSAEYSCLKAIVLFTSDACGLSDAAHIESLQEKSQCALEEYVRSQYPNQPSRFGKLLLRLPSLRTVSSSVIEQLFFVRLVGKTPIETLIRDMLLSGSSFNWPYMSIQ; this comes from the exons ATGGCAATGGTAGTTAGTACATGGCGAGATCCTCAGGAGGACGTGGCCGGAGCTCAGGGCAGCCAGTCTGCACAAACGCAGCCgggccagcagcagcagcaggcggCATCGGGTGCTCCCCACACCCCGCAGACCCCAGGGCAGCCCGGGCCGCCCTCCACTCCGCTCGGAGGCAGCAGTCAGAGCGTCCAGCCTGTCGGCGAGAAGCAACAGCCCTGTCAACAGCAGCAGCATAtcgagtgtgtggtgtgtggggatAAATCCAGCGGCAAGCATTACGGCCAGTTCACATGCGAGGGCTGCAAAAGTTTCTTCAAGAGAAGTGTTCGGAGAAACTTAACGTACACATGTCGTGCCAACCGGAATTGTCCTATAGACCAGCACCACCGCAATCAGTGTCAGTACTGCCGCCTGAAGAAATGCCTCAAAGTTGGGATGAGGCGGGAAG CGGTTCAGCGAGGAAGAATGCCTCCAACTCAACCAAACCCAGGCCAGTACGCGTTGACGAATGGGGACCCTTTGAACGGCCATTGCTATCTGTCTGGATACATCTCCTTACTACTGCGGGCCGAGCCTTACCCAACCTCTCGGTATGGGAGTCAATGTATGCAACCCAACAACATCATGGGTATCGAAAACATCTGCGAACTGGCTGCACGATTGCTTTTCAGCGCCGTGGAATGGGCCAGGAATATCCCTTTTTTCCCAGATCTGCAGATCACAGATCAGGTGGCTCTGCTAAGGCTGACTTGGAGTGAGTTGTTTGTTCTCAATGCTGCCCAGTGTTCGATGCCGCTGCATGTGGCTCCTCTGCTGGCTGCTGCCGGGCTCCATGCCTCGCCAATGTCTGCAGACAGGGTCGTTGCTTTCATGGATCACATAAGGATCTTCCAGGAGCAAGTCGAGAAGCTGAAAGCCCTCCACGTCGACTCGGCAGAATACAGCTGTCTCAAAGCTATTGTGCTATTCACATCAG ACGCCTGTGGCCTGTCGGATGCTGCCCACATAGAGAGCCTGCAGGAGAAATCTCAGTGTGCTCTGGAGGAATATGTGAGGAGCCAGTACCCGAACCAGCCGAGCCGCTTTGGCAAGCTCTTACTGCGATTGCCTTCTCTTCGCACCGTGTCCTCCTCGGTCATCGAACAGCTCTTCTTCGTCCGTTTGGTAGGTAAAACCCCAATTGAAACCCTCATCAGAGACATGTTACTGTCGGGGAGCAGCTTCAACTGGCCTTATATGTCCATCCAATGA